The Kosakonia sacchari SP1 genome includes a window with the following:
- a CDS encoding amino acid ABC transporter ATP-binding protein, producing the protein MSNTTMQSADAMITLENVNKWYGQFHVLKDINLNVKQGERIVLCGPSGSGKSTTIRCINHLEEHQQGRIVVDGIELNEDIRNIEKIRQEVGMVFQHFNLFPHLTVLQNCTLAPIWVRKMPKKEAEALAMHYLERVRIAEHAHKFPGQISGGQQQRVAIARSLCMKPKIMLFDEPTSALDPEMVKEVLDTMIGLAQSGMTMLCVTHEMGFARTVADRVIFMDRGEIVEQAPPEEFFANPKSERTRAFLSQVIH; encoded by the coding sequence ATGAGTAATACAACTATGCAATCTGCCGACGCGATGATTACGCTCGAAAATGTGAATAAGTGGTACGGGCAGTTCCATGTACTGAAAGATATTAATCTCAATGTGAAACAGGGCGAGCGCATTGTGCTTTGTGGCCCGTCCGGTTCTGGAAAATCGACAACAATCCGCTGCATTAACCATCTGGAAGAGCATCAACAAGGGCGCATTGTCGTTGATGGTATAGAGTTAAACGAAGATATCCGCAATATCGAAAAGATCCGCCAGGAAGTGGGGATGGTATTCCAGCACTTCAACTTGTTCCCGCATCTGACCGTGCTGCAAAACTGCACGTTGGCGCCGATTTGGGTACGTAAAATGCCTAAGAAGGAGGCTGAAGCGCTGGCAATGCATTATCTTGAACGTGTGCGCATTGCCGAGCATGCGCATAAGTTTCCGGGGCAGATTTCCGGTGGTCAGCAGCAACGTGTGGCGATCGCGCGTTCATTATGTATGAAGCCTAAAATCATGCTGTTCGATGAACCAACTTCAGCGCTGGATCCGGAGATGGTGAAAGAGGTGCTAGACACCATGATTGGGCTAGCGCAGTCCGGCATGACAATGTTGTGCGTCACCCATGAAATGGGTTTTGCGCGCACCGTGGCCGATCGCGTGATCTTTATGGATCGGGGTGAAATCGTTGAACAGGCACCACCGGAAGAGTTCTTCGCGAATCCGAAATCAGAACGTACTCGCGCGTTTTTGTCGCAGGTTATTCATTGA
- a CDS encoding amino acid ABC transporter permease, which produces MTKAILSPSTRQTPAGSNGAIVWVRKNLFSSWSNSLLTLLCLWLMWELIPPLLDWALFQANWFGSTRADCTKAGACWVFIHERFGQFMYGLYPHDQRWRINVALLVGLLSIAPMFWKALPRRGRYIACWAVIYPLVVWWLLFGGFLGLERVETRQWGGLTLTLIIASVGIAGALPLGILLALGRRSKMPVVRVLSVIFIEFWRGVPLITVLFMSSVMLPLFMSEGTSIDKLIRALVGVILFQSAYVAEVVRGGLQALPKGQYEAAESLALGYWKTQGLVILPQALKLVIPGLVNTIIALFKDTSLVIIIGLFDLFSSVQQATVDPAWLGMSTEGYVFAALVYWVFCFSMSRYSQHLEKRFNTGRTPH; this is translated from the coding sequence ATGACAAAAGCCATTCTGTCTCCCTCCACGCGCCAGACACCTGCAGGAAGTAATGGCGCGATAGTGTGGGTACGAAAAAATCTGTTCTCCAGTTGGTCAAACTCGCTGCTGACGCTGCTGTGTCTGTGGTTAATGTGGGAGTTGATTCCCCCTTTGCTGGACTGGGCGCTGTTTCAGGCGAACTGGTTTGGTTCGACACGTGCCGATTGTACGAAAGCAGGCGCGTGCTGGGTGTTTATCCACGAGCGTTTTGGCCAGTTTATGTATGGCCTCTACCCGCATGATCAACGCTGGCGTATTAATGTGGCGCTGCTCGTTGGCCTGCTCTCTATCGCACCAATGTTCTGGAAGGCGCTGCCGCGTCGCGGGCGTTATATCGCTTGCTGGGCGGTAATTTATCCGCTTGTCGTGTGGTGGTTGTTGTTTGGTGGATTTCTCGGGCTGGAACGGGTTGAAACCCGCCAGTGGGGCGGTCTGACTCTGACATTGATCATCGCCTCTGTTGGTATTGCTGGCGCACTGCCACTGGGGATTTTGCTGGCGTTGGGTCGCCGTTCGAAAATGCCGGTAGTTCGCGTGTTATCGGTCATTTTCATTGAGTTCTGGCGCGGCGTTCCCTTAATTACCGTACTGTTTATGTCCTCGGTGATGCTGCCGCTGTTTATGTCGGAAGGTACCAGTATCGATAAACTGATCCGTGCGCTGGTCGGTGTGATCCTGTTTCAGTCCGCTTATGTGGCGGAGGTGGTGCGTGGCGGCTTGCAGGCGCTGCCGAAGGGGCAATATGAAGCGGCGGAATCTCTGGCACTGGGGTACTGGAAAACGCAAGGGCTGGTGATCTTACCGCAGGCGCTGAAGCTGGTGATCCCGGGGCTTGTGAACACCATCATTGCTCTGTTCAAAGATACGAGTCTGGTGATCATCATCGGCTTGTTTGATCTGTTCAGCAGCGTACAGCAAGCCACGGTCGATCCTGCATGGCTTGGGATGTCCACCGAAGGCTATGTTTTTGCTGCCTTAGTTTACTGGGTTTTCTGTTTTAGCATGTCGCGCTACAGCCAGCATCTGGAAAAGCGCTTTAACACCGGGCGTACACCGCACTGA
- a CDS encoding amino acid ABC transporter permease codes for MSHRRPTVKGAISLSNPAVRAWLFQILAIIAVVVVAIYLIHNTVTNLNNRGITSGFAFLDRAAGFGIVQHLIDYEQGDTYGRVFLVGLLNTLLVSALCIVFASFLGFFLGLARLSENWLLRKLSTIYIETFRNIPPLLQIFFWYFAVLRNLPGPRQAVNAMELVFLSNRGLYIPSPQMGEGMLAFVGAIILAVAISVGLFRFNKMHQIKTGQLRRTWPAALGLIILLPLVAHWVFGAALHWDVPQLRGFNFQGGMVLIPELAALTIALSVYTSAFIAEIIRSGIQSVPYGQHEAARSLGLPNPVTLRQVIIPQALRVIIPPLTSQYLNIAKNSSLAAAIGYPDMVSLFAGTVLNQTGQAIETIAITMSVYLLISLSISLLMNIYNRRIALIER; via the coding sequence ATGTCCCATCGCCGCCCAACCGTGAAAGGCGCTATCTCCCTTTCTAACCCTGCGGTTCGCGCCTGGCTGTTTCAAATCCTTGCGATTATCGCCGTGGTCGTTGTCGCCATTTATTTGATACACAACACCGTTACTAACCTGAATAACCGCGGCATTACTTCCGGTTTTGCCTTTCTGGATCGCGCAGCCGGTTTTGGTATTGTTCAGCATCTTATTGATTATGAACAAGGTGACACCTACGGCCGCGTATTTCTTGTGGGTTTACTCAATACGTTGCTGGTTTCAGCGCTGTGTATTGTGTTCGCCTCGTTCCTTGGTTTTTTTCTTGGCCTCGCTCGCCTGTCGGAAAACTGGCTACTGCGGAAGCTATCGACCATTTATATCGAAACGTTCCGTAATATCCCGCCGCTGTTGCAGATCTTTTTCTGGTATTTCGCGGTGCTGCGTAACCTACCCGGCCCGCGCCAGGCGGTCAACGCAATGGAGCTGGTGTTTCTAAGCAACCGGGGCTTGTATATTCCCTCCCCGCAAATGGGCGAGGGCATGCTGGCGTTCGTGGGGGCGATAATCCTGGCGGTGGCTATCTCCGTCGGTCTGTTTCGCTTTAATAAAATGCATCAAATCAAAACCGGTCAGCTGCGCCGCACATGGCCTGCCGCGCTGGGATTGATTATTTTGCTGCCACTGGTCGCGCACTGGGTGTTTGGCGCAGCGCTGCACTGGGACGTTCCACAACTGCGCGGCTTCAACTTCCAGGGCGGTATGGTGCTGATCCCGGAACTCGCCGCACTTACCATTGCACTGTCGGTCTACACTTCCGCGTTTATCGCTGAGATTATCCGTTCAGGTATTCAGTCAGTGCCCTATGGGCAGCACGAAGCGGCACGTTCGCTCGGCTTGCCTAATCCAGTGACATTACGTCAGGTGATTATTCCGCAGGCGCTGCGCGTGATTATCCCTCCGCTGACCAGCCAGTATCTGAATATTGCCAAAAACTCCTCGCTTGCAGCGGCAATTGGTTATCCGGATATGGTGTCGCTGTTTGCCGGTACGGTGCTGAATCAGACCGGCCAGGCGATTGAAACTATCGCTATTACCATGTCGGTTTACTTGCTCATCAGCCTGTCGATTTCGTTGCTGATGAACATCTATAACCGCCGCATTGCCCTGATTGAGCGCTAA
- a CDS encoding amino acid ABC transporter substrate-binding protein, with protein MKKMMIASLAAAGVLFAIANQAHAGATLDAVKKKGFVQCGISDGLPGFSYADASGKFTGIDVDVCRGVAAAVFGDDTKVKYTPLTAKERFTALQSGEVDMLSRNTTWTSSRDGGMGLSFTGVTYYDGIGFLTHNKAGLKSAKELDGATVCIQAGTDTELNVADYFKSNKMKYTPVTFDRSDESAKALESGRCDTLASDQSQLYALRIKLSNPAEWIVLPEVISKEPLGPVVRRGDDDWFSIVRWTLFAMLNAEEMGVNSKNVDEKAANPATPDMAHLLGKEGDFGKDLKLDNKWAYNIIKKVGNYSEIFERNVGSESPLKIKRGQNNLWNNGGIQYAPPVR; from the coding sequence ATGAAAAAGATGATGATCGCCAGCCTGGCCGCTGCCGGTGTACTGTTTGCTATCGCAAATCAGGCACATGCGGGCGCAACGCTGGATGCCGTTAAAAAGAAAGGTTTCGTACAATGCGGTATCAGCGACGGTCTGCCTGGCTTTTCCTACGCGGATGCGAGCGGTAAATTCACCGGTATCGACGTGGACGTTTGCCGCGGCGTTGCCGCCGCCGTATTCGGTGACGACACGAAAGTAAAATATACCCCGCTGACGGCCAAAGAGCGTTTTACCGCTCTGCAATCTGGCGAAGTGGATATGCTCTCCCGTAATACCACCTGGACCTCTTCCCGCGATGGCGGCATGGGCCTGTCATTCACTGGCGTAACCTATTACGACGGTATCGGCTTCCTGACCCATAACAAAGCGGGCCTGAAAAGCGCTAAAGAGCTGGACGGCGCAACCGTTTGTATTCAGGCGGGTACCGATACTGAACTGAACGTGGCGGATTACTTTAAATCCAACAAAATGAAATATACGCCGGTGACATTCGACCGTTCCGATGAATCCGCGAAAGCGCTGGAATCAGGCCGTTGCGACACACTCGCTTCCGACCAGTCGCAGCTGTATGCATTGCGTATCAAACTGAGCAACCCGGCAGAGTGGATCGTATTGCCGGAAGTGATCTCGAAAGAGCCGCTGGGGCCAGTGGTTCGCCGTGGTGATGATGACTGGTTCTCGATTGTTCGCTGGACGCTGTTCGCCATGCTGAACGCGGAAGAGATGGGTGTTAACTCGAAAAACGTTGATGAGAAAGCCGCTAACCCAGCAACGCCGGATATGGCGCACCTGTTAGGTAAAGAAGGTGACTTCGGTAAAGACCTGAAGCTGGATAACAAGTGGGCTTACAACATCATTAAGAAAGTCGGTAACTATTCAGAAATCTTTGAACGTAACGTCGGTTCTGAAAGCCCGCTGAAAATCAAACGCGGCCAGAACAACCTCTGGAACAATGGCGGTATTCAGTACGCTCCGCCAGTGCGCTAA
- a CDS encoding lipoprotein, with translation MKKFISVALLATFLAGCAHDSPCVPVYDDQGRLVHTNTCMKGTTQDNWETAGAIAGGAAAIAGLTLGIVALTK, from the coding sequence ATGAAAAAATTCATTTCCGTGGCATTACTGGCGACATTCCTGGCAGGCTGTGCCCACGATTCTCCTTGTGTACCGGTGTATGATGATCAAGGTCGTCTGGTACATACCAATACCTGTATGAAAGGCACAACTCAGGATAACTGGGAAACAGCCGGCGCCATTGCTGGCGGCGCAGCGGCGATTGCCGGTCTGACGCTCGGTATCGTAGCGCTGACGAAATAG
- a CDS encoding putative bifunctional diguanylate cyclase/phosphodiesterase has product MLDSQYDYILVVVSFIVAILVSYTALNMAGRVSTSSKGSSWVWLSGGGVAMGIGIWAMHFIGMLAMNMSMNMRYEPFLTALSMVIAIGSSLFALWLVSAPHLHLRRLIPGAIVMGLGIAAMHYTGMAALQVSPAIIWNLNWVALSLAIALVASFAALWLTFHLRHEAAQVALMRFGAAILMGIAIAGMHYTGMMAAQIPHQHVMGHNGFNNNWLAVLVGMMAFSVLGITLLVSMFDARLQARTSLLATSLAAANRELARLALHDTLTRLPNRVLLEDRLEQAINKAKREGSFFALMFMDLDGFKTVNDAWGHDVGDKLLVAVTDRLTQKLKGQYTLARIGGDEFVLLAEVSAPDEAATLASSLVRVIDKPFTIDPYDVMVTLSVGIALYPHDGKNERELMFNADAAMYHTKHMGRNGYHFFQPSMNTLAQTQLQLLNDLWMALERQEFRLVYQPKFKAPAGPVIGFEALLRWHHPYQGVLTPDVFLPLAEKTGLIVPLGNWVVDEACRQLGEWRKMGHLDWSVAVNLSTLQFEQSTLVETIMAALKKHGVPPQKLILEVTETTAMSNPDESVRVLTELTDAGVQASIDDFGTGYSSLLYLKRLPACELKIDRAFVRELSREGEDATIVSAIVALARTLNLKVVAEGVETEEQQKFLTELGCNTLQGYLLGKPVSAESITSYGNKLLPPGPSPEDGLS; this is encoded by the coding sequence ATGCTGGATAGCCAATACGACTATATCCTTGTTGTTGTTTCTTTTATCGTAGCCATTTTAGTCTCTTATACCGCCCTGAATATGGCCGGCCGAGTTTCCACCAGCAGCAAGGGATCGTCATGGGTCTGGCTCAGCGGCGGCGGCGTAGCGATGGGGATAGGCATCTGGGCAATGCACTTTATCGGTATGCTGGCGATGAACATGTCTATGAACATGCGCTACGAACCGTTTCTCACTGCCCTCTCAATGGTTATCGCGATTGGATCTTCGTTATTTGCGCTGTGGCTGGTGAGCGCCCCGCATCTGCATCTGCGTCGCCTGATCCCGGGTGCAATTGTCATGGGCCTGGGTATCGCAGCGATGCACTATACCGGCATGGCCGCACTTCAGGTCTCCCCGGCTATCATCTGGAATCTGAATTGGGTCGCCTTATCGTTAGCGATCGCGCTGGTCGCCTCTTTCGCCGCGCTGTGGCTCACCTTCCATTTACGTCATGAAGCGGCCCAGGTTGCACTGATGCGTTTTGGCGCGGCAATTTTAATGGGTATCGCCATTGCTGGTATGCATTACACCGGCATGATGGCGGCTCAAATTCCTCATCAGCACGTTATGGGCCATAACGGTTTTAACAATAACTGGTTAGCCGTATTGGTCGGCATGATGGCCTTCTCGGTGTTGGGTATTACGCTACTGGTGTCGATGTTCGATGCGCGTTTGCAAGCACGAACTTCGTTGTTAGCGACCTCACTGGCGGCCGCGAACCGCGAACTGGCGCGGCTGGCGTTGCACGATACCTTAACGCGTCTGCCTAACCGTGTGTTGCTGGAAGACCGCCTTGAGCAGGCTATCAATAAAGCCAAACGCGAAGGCTCTTTCTTCGCACTAATGTTTATGGATCTCGACGGTTTCAAAACCGTCAACGACGCCTGGGGCCACGATGTCGGCGATAAATTGCTGGTCGCGGTGACCGATCGCCTGACGCAAAAATTAAAAGGGCAATACACGCTGGCACGCATTGGTGGTGACGAATTTGTTCTGCTGGCTGAAGTCAGCGCGCCAGATGAAGCAGCAACGCTTGCCAGTTCGTTGGTACGCGTGATTGATAAACCTTTCACTATCGATCCCTATGATGTGATGGTGACGTTGAGCGTCGGTATCGCGCTTTATCCACACGATGGCAAAAACGAGCGGGAACTGATGTTCAACGCCGATGCGGCGATGTATCACACCAAACATATGGGCCGTAACGGTTACCACTTCTTTCAGCCGTCGATGAACACGCTGGCACAAACACAGTTGCAGTTACTCAATGATCTGTGGATGGCACTGGAGCGGCAGGAGTTCCGGCTGGTTTACCAGCCCAAATTTAAAGCCCCTGCAGGGCCGGTGATCGGCTTTGAGGCGCTGTTGCGCTGGCATCACCCTTACCAGGGCGTACTCACTCCGGATGTTTTTTTGCCGCTGGCGGAGAAAACCGGTCTGATTGTGCCGCTCGGTAACTGGGTAGTGGATGAAGCCTGCCGTCAGCTTGGTGAATGGCGCAAAATGGGGCACCTGGACTGGTCAGTGGCGGTGAACCTTTCCACCCTGCAGTTTGAGCAGAGCACTCTGGTGGAAACGATTATGGCGGCGCTAAAAAAGCATGGTGTGCCGCCGCAAAAGTTAATCCTGGAAGTGACCGAAACCACGGCAATGAGCAATCCGGATGAGAGCGTGCGCGTGTTGACGGAACTGACAGATGCGGGCGTTCAAGCCTCAATCGATGATTTTGGTACAGGCTACTCCAGCTTGCTGTATCTGAAACGTCTTCCGGCCTGCGAATTAAAAATCGACCGCGCATTTGTTCGCGAGTTAAGCCGGGAAGGTGAAGATGCCACCATCGTCTCCGCCATCGTAGCGTTAGCCAGGACGCTGAATTTAAAAGTTGTAGCGGAAGGTGTGGAAACAGAAGAACAACAAAAATTTCTTACCGAGCTGGGCTGTAATACGCTGCAAGGGTATTTATTAGGTAAACCGGTGAGCGCGGAATCTATTACTTCTTACGGAAATAAACTTCTCCCGCCCGGACCCTCTCCTGAAGATGGATTGAGTTAA
- a CDS encoding DUF2556 family protein: protein MFRKYWWLVAFALSILMLDSLIMYWIEYMTTEIDKCRNMNSVNPLKLVNCNNL, encoded by the coding sequence ATGTTTCGCAAGTATTGGTGGCTGGTGGCTTTCGCCCTGTCGATCCTCATGCTGGATAGCTTAATCATGTACTGGATTGAGTATATGACCACCGAGATCGATAAGTGCCGCAATATGAACTCCGTAAATCCGCTCAAACTGGTTAACTGCAATAATCTGTAA
- the fis gene encoding DNA-binding transcriptional regulator Fis → MFEQRVNSDVLTVSTVNSQDQVTQKPLRDSVKQALKNYFAQLNGQDVNDLYELVLAEVEQPLLDMVMQYTRGNQTRAALMMGINRGTLRKKLKKYGMN, encoded by the coding sequence ATGTTCGAACAACGCGTAAATTCTGACGTACTGACCGTTTCTACCGTTAACTCTCAGGATCAGGTAACCCAAAAACCGCTCCGTGACTCGGTAAAACAGGCACTGAAGAACTATTTTGCTCAACTGAATGGTCAGGATGTTAATGACCTGTATGAGCTGGTACTGGCTGAAGTAGAACAGCCACTGTTGGACATGGTGATGCAATACACCCGTGGTAATCAGACCCGCGCGGCGCTGATGATGGGCATCAACCGCGGTACGCTGCGTAAAAAACTGAAAAAATACGGCATGAACTGA
- the dusB gene encoding tRNA dihydrouridine synthase DusB: protein MRIGHHQLRNRLIAAPMAGITDRPFRTLCYEMGAGLTVSEMMSSNPQVWESDKSRLRMVHIDEPGIRTVQIAGSDPDEMAEAARINVESGAQIIDINMGCPAKKVNRKLAGSALLQYPDLVQSILTSVVNAVDVPVTLKIRTGWAPEHRNCVEIAQLAEECGIQALTIHGRTRACLFNGDAEYDSIRAVKQKVSIPVIANGDITDPLKARAVLDYTGADALMIGRAAQGRPWIFREIQHYLDTGELLAPLPLAEVKRLLCAHVRELHDFYGQAKGYRIARKHVSWYLQEHAPNDQFRRTFNAIENASEQLEALEAYFENFA from the coding sequence ATGCGCATCGGACACCACCAGCTCAGAAATCGCCTGATCGCAGCGCCAATGGCTGGCATTACTGACAGACCATTTAGGACGTTGTGCTACGAGATGGGAGCCGGTTTAACCGTATCCGAGATGATGTCTTCTAACCCACAAGTGTGGGAAAGCGACAAGTCCCGACTGCGGATGGTGCACATTGATGAACCCGGTATTCGCACCGTGCAAATTGCCGGCAGCGACCCGGATGAAATGGCGGAAGCCGCACGTATTAACGTGGAAAGCGGCGCCCAGATTATTGATATCAATATGGGTTGCCCGGCTAAAAAAGTGAATCGCAAGCTTGCAGGTTCCGCCCTGCTGCAATACCCGGATCTGGTGCAGTCGATCCTGACCTCGGTAGTTAATGCAGTGGATGTTCCTGTCACTCTGAAGATTCGCACGGGTTGGGCTCCAGAACACCGTAACTGCGTAGAAATTGCCCAACTGGCTGAAGAGTGTGGTATTCAGGCTCTGACCATTCATGGACGCACCCGCGCCTGTTTGTTCAATGGAGACGCTGAGTACGACAGTATTCGGGCAGTTAAGCAGAAAGTTTCCATTCCGGTTATCGCGAATGGCGACATTACTGACCCGCTTAAAGCCAGAGCTGTGCTCGACTATACAGGGGCGGATGCCCTGATGATAGGCCGCGCAGCTCAGGGAAGACCCTGGATCTTCCGGGAAATCCAGCATTATCTGGACACTGGGGAGCTGCTGGCCCCGCTGCCTTTGGCAGAGGTTAAGCGCTTGCTTTGCGCGCATGTTCGGGAACTGCATGACTTTTACGGTCAGGCAAAAGGTTACCGAATCGCACGCAAACACGTCTCCTGGTATCTCCAGGAGCACGCTCCGAATGACCAGTTTCGGCGCACATTCAACGCCATTGAGAATGCCAGCGAACAGCTGGAGGCGTTGGAGGCATACTTCGAAAATTTTGCGTAA
- the prmA gene encoding 50S ribosomal protein L11 methyltransferase, which produces MPWIQLKLNTTGANAEDLSDALMEAGAVSITFQDTHDTPVFEPLPGETRLWGDTDVIGLFDAETEMADVVAQLAFHPLLGEGFAHKIEQLEDKDWEREWMDNFHPMRFGERLWICPSWRDVPDANAVNVMLDPGLAFGTGTHPTTSLCLQWLDGLDLVGKTVIDFGCGSGILAIAALKLGAAKAIGIDIDPQAIQASRDNAERNGVSERLELYLPKDQPDAMKADVVVANILAGPLRELAPLISVLPVEGGLLGLSGILASQADSVCEAYTELFTLDPVVEKDEWCRITGQKR; this is translated from the coding sequence ATGCCTTGGATCCAACTGAAACTAAACACCACCGGCGCGAATGCAGAAGATTTGAGCGATGCTCTGATGGAAGCGGGCGCGGTGTCCATTACCTTCCAGGACACGCACGACACGCCCGTATTTGAACCGCTGCCGGGTGAAACCCGTCTGTGGGGCGATACTGACGTTATCGGCCTGTTTGACGCGGAAACCGAGATGGCGGACGTTGTCGCCCAACTCGCTTTTCACCCGCTGCTCGGCGAAGGTTTCGCCCACAAAATTGAGCAACTGGAAGATAAGGACTGGGAGCGCGAATGGATGGATAACTTCCACCCGATGCGCTTTGGCGAACGCCTGTGGATCTGCCCGAGCTGGCGCGACGTGCCGGATGCGAATGCGGTGAATGTGATGCTCGATCCGGGTCTGGCATTCGGCACCGGCACACACCCAACCACCTCTTTGTGTCTGCAATGGCTCGATGGACTGGATCTTGTCGGCAAAACGGTGATCGATTTTGGCTGCGGCTCCGGGATCCTTGCGATCGCCGCCCTGAAACTGGGTGCGGCGAAAGCAATCGGTATTGATATTGATCCGCAAGCTATTCAGGCCAGCCGCGACAACGCCGAGCGCAACGGTGTTTCTGAGCGTCTCGAATTGTACTTGCCGAAAGACCAGCCAGACGCGATGAAAGCCGATGTGGTGGTCGCCAATATCCTGGCTGGCCCTCTGCGTGAACTGGCACCGTTAATCAGCGTATTGCCCGTTGAGGGCGGTTTGCTGGGGCTCTCTGGTATCCTTGCCAGCCAGGCTGACAGCGTATGCGAAGCCTATACAGAACTCTTTACTCTTGACCCGGTGGTCGAGAAAGATGAGTGGTGCCGTATTACGGGACAGAAAAGGTAA
- the panF gene encoding sodium/pantothenate symporter, giving the protein MQTEIIAVLIIYLIVVFGLSFYAMRQRSSGTFLSEYFLGNRSMGGFVLAMTLTATYVSASSFIGGPGAAYKFGLGWVLLAMIQVPTIWLSLGILGKKFAILARRYNAITLNDMLMARYQSRAVVWIASVSLLVAFVGAIAVQFIGGARLLETAAGIKYESGLLIFGITIALYTAFGGFRASVLNDTMQGMVMLIGTLVLLVGVIHAAGGLSNAVDTLQHIDPKLVSPQGAHDILSPAFMTSFWVLVCFGVIGLPHTAVRCISYKDSKSVHRGIIIGTIVIALLMLGMHLAGALGRAVLPNLSVPDQVIPTLMVEVLPPWAAGLFLAAPMAAIMSNVNAHLLQASATIIKDLWLSAQPTKIRHEPRLKRISTITTLVLGILMMLAAWRPPEMIIWLNLLAFGGLEAVFLWPLVLGLYWDRANSTGALSAMIVGGALYAVLATFNIQYLGFHPIVPSLLLSLLAFIVGNRFGQPAPQAPTISVNE; this is encoded by the coding sequence ATGCAAACTGAAATTATCGCCGTGCTGATAATCTACCTGATTGTTGTCTTCGGCCTCTCTTTCTATGCGATGCGCCAGCGTAGCAGCGGTACTTTCCTGAGCGAATACTTCCTCGGTAACCGTTCCATGGGCGGATTTGTGCTGGCGATGACGCTGACCGCAACCTATGTCAGCGCCAGTTCGTTTATTGGCGGGCCGGGCGCCGCATACAAATTTGGCCTTGGCTGGGTGCTGCTGGCGATGATCCAGGTTCCCACCATTTGGCTGTCGCTGGGCATTCTCGGCAAGAAATTCGCAATTCTGGCGCGTCGCTACAATGCAATTACGCTCAACGACATGCTGATGGCGCGCTACCAGAGCCGCGCAGTCGTGTGGATTGCCAGCGTCAGCCTGCTGGTGGCCTTTGTCGGTGCGATTGCCGTGCAGTTTATCGGCGGCGCGCGTCTGCTGGAAACGGCGGCTGGCATCAAATACGAATCGGGCCTGCTTATCTTCGGCATTACCATTGCGTTGTATACGGCGTTTGGCGGTTTTCGCGCCAGCGTCCTGAACGACACCATGCAAGGCATGGTGATGCTGATCGGTACGCTGGTGTTGCTGGTCGGCGTGATCCATGCAGCGGGTGGTTTATCTAACGCCGTTGATACCTTGCAGCATATCGATCCGAAACTGGTGAGCCCGCAGGGCGCACACGACATCCTTTCCCCGGCGTTTATGACCTCCTTTTGGGTACTGGTCTGTTTTGGCGTTATCGGTCTGCCGCATACTGCTGTGCGCTGTATTTCGTATAAAGACAGCAAGTCGGTGCACCGTGGGATCATTATCGGCACCATCGTCATCGCGTTGTTGATGCTGGGAATGCACCTGGCAGGTGCGCTGGGCCGCGCTGTGCTACCGAATCTGTCGGTGCCGGATCAGGTCATTCCCACGCTAATGGTCGAAGTGTTACCACCGTGGGCCGCAGGGTTGTTCCTTGCCGCACCGATGGCCGCGATCATGTCCAACGTCAACGCGCATCTGTTGCAGGCTTCCGCGACAATCATCAAAGATCTGTGGTTAAGCGCGCAGCCGACTAAAATTCGTCATGAGCCACGCTTAAAACGCATTTCCACCATTACAACGCTGGTGCTCGGCATTTTGATGATGCTGGCCGCATGGCGTCCGCCAGAGATGATCATCTGGCTGAACCTGTTAGCGTTTGGTGGACTTGAAGCGGTATTCCTGTGGCCGCTGGTGCTGGGTCTTTACTGGGATCGCGCTAATTCCACCGGCGCGCTCAGCGCCATGATTGTTGGCGGTGCGCTGTATGCCGTGCTCGCCACCTTTAATATTCAGTACCTGGGCTTCCATCCGATTGTGCCCTCGCTGCTGTTAAGTTTGCTGGCCTTCATTGTCGGGAACCGTTTCGGTCAACCCGCGCCGCAGGCCCCGACTATTTCTGTTAATGAATAA
- a CDS encoding YhdT family protein produces the protein MDNRFVQAHKEARWALWLTLLYLAAWLVCAYLPGTEQGFTGLPRWFELACLLTPLVFVLLCWAMVRFIFRDISLEDNDAN, from the coding sequence ATGGACAACCGTTTTGTTCAGGCTCACAAAGAAGCCCGCTGGGCGCTGTGGCTGACCCTTCTTTATCTTGCCGCCTGGTTAGTGTGCGCTTACCTACCGGGTACAGAGCAGGGCTTCACCGGGCTGCCGCGTTGGTTTGAACTGGCCTGCCTGCTTACGCCGCTGGTATTTGTTTTACTTTGCTGGGCGATGGTGCGCTTTATCTTCCGCGATATCTCTCTGGAGGATAACGATGCAAACTGA